The following are encoded in a window of Gramella sp. MT6 genomic DNA:
- a CDS encoding pitrilysin family protein, with translation MINKLKLLFCFLFVGVAGIAQEVEFTEYELENGLDVILHQDNTAPVVTVGVMYHVGAKDEEEGRSGFAHFFEHLLFEGTENIERGKWFDIVAANGGSNNANTTQDRTYYYETFPSNNLELGLWMESERMLHPVINEIGVETQNEVVKEEKRSRIDNAPYGKIIYATGINKYVFDKHPYKNSVIGTMEDLDAAELEEFKSFFKKYYGASNATLVVAGDIDEKETRKLIEDYFSEIPAGPEVERVDIEEEPITETITATEYDSNIQIPAKLFVYRTPSMKAKDAYVLDMISSILTDGKSSRMYRKMVDEEKTALQVLAFPRNQEDYGTYVMGALALGETPLDTLAKSMDEEIDKLQNELISEKEYQKLQNKFENRFVNSNSSIQGIASSLATYSVLYGDTDLINEEIEIYRDITREDIKRVANEYLQEDQRLELDYLPESAKE, from the coding sequence ATGATTAACAAATTAAAACTGTTATTCTGCTTCCTCTTTGTTGGAGTAGCAGGAATTGCTCAGGAGGTAGAATTCACTGAGTATGAATTAGAAAATGGCCTGGATGTTATATTACATCAGGATAATACTGCTCCTGTAGTAACCGTTGGGGTTATGTATCATGTGGGCGCAAAAGACGAAGAAGAAGGAAGATCTGGATTCGCCCATTTCTTTGAGCATCTTTTGTTCGAGGGAACTGAAAATATTGAACGTGGTAAATGGTTTGATATCGTAGCCGCCAATGGTGGCAGCAATAATGCCAATACCACACAAGACCGTACTTATTATTACGAAACTTTCCCTTCTAACAACCTTGAACTGGGACTTTGGATGGAATCTGAAAGAATGCTTCACCCGGTGATTAACGAAATTGGAGTTGAAACCCAGAATGAAGTTGTAAAAGAAGAAAAGCGTTCAAGAATAGACAATGCTCCTTACGGAAAGATCATCTACGCTACCGGGATCAATAAATATGTATTCGATAAGCATCCTTATAAAAATTCTGTAATTGGAACCATGGAGGATCTTGATGCCGCAGAACTGGAAGAATTCAAATCTTTCTTTAAGAAATATTATGGTGCAAGTAATGCTACCTTAGTAGTTGCCGGAGACATCGACGAAAAAGAAACCAGGAAATTGATCGAGGATTACTTCAGTGAGATCCCTGCGGGACCAGAAGTTGAAAGAGTTGATATTGAAGAAGAGCCGATCACCGAAACGATCACGGCAACAGAATATGACAGCAATATTCAAATTCCGGCAAAACTATTTGTTTACAGAACTCCTTCAATGAAAGCAAAAGATGCTTATGTTCTGGATATGATCTCTTCTATACTTACAGATGGTAAGAGCTCAAGAATGTACAGGAAAATGGTAGATGAAGAAAAGACTGCTTTACAGGTGTTAGCCTTCCCAAGAAACCAGGAAGATTATGGAACTTACGTAATGGGTGCTCTTGCGCTTGGCGAAACTCCATTAGACACTCTTGCAAAATCTATGGACGAAGAGATAGACAAACTTCAGAATGAGCTTATTTCTGAAAAAGAATATCAGAAACTTCAGAATAAATTTGAGAATCGTTTTGTGAATTCCAACAGTAGCATTCAGGGAATCGCTTCTTCTCTTGCCACCTATAGTGTATTATATGGAGATACAGATCTAATCAACGAAGAGATCGAAATCTATAGAGATATTACCAGAGAAGATATTAAAAGAGTCGCGAATGAATATTTACAGGAAGACCAAAGACTGGAATTAGACTATCTACCTGAAAGCGCTAAGGAATAA
- a CDS encoding sigma-54 dependent transcriptional regulator, with translation MESVQAIKQRFGIIGDDPKLNRAVEKAIQVAPTDISVLVTGESGVGKESIPKIIHALSHRKHGKYIAVNCGAIPEGTIDSELFGHEKGAFTGATQTRNGYFEVADGGTIFLDEVGELPLPTQVRLLRVLENGEFIKVGSSKVQKTNVRIVAATNINMFESIKKEKFREDLYYRLSTVEINLPPLRERKDDIHLLFRKFASDFGLKYKMPTIKLEDEAVKLLLKYRWGGNIRQLRNIAEQISVLEQNRIITAEDLRHYLPDVGSNLPAVISEKKQEGDFSNEREILYKVLFDMKSDLNDLKKLTLKLMQEGDSKQVQDDNEGLIQKIYGNSGDDIDEADIDDDELNVLQIPQKNNSASNQEEKDKYYFAEEIEEEETLSLQDKELELIKKSLERHSGKRKAAAEELGISERTLYRKIKQYNL, from the coding sequence ATGGAGTCAGTTCAGGCAATTAAACAGCGTTTTGGAATAATAGGAGACGACCCTAAACTTAATCGTGCTGTGGAAAAAGCGATCCAGGTTGCACCTACAGATATTTCTGTATTGGTAACAGGGGAAAGCGGTGTAGGTAAAGAAAGTATTCCCAAGATCATACATGCCCTTTCTCATAGAAAGCATGGTAAATATATCGCTGTTAACTGTGGAGCTATTCCTGAAGGAACCATAGATAGTGAACTTTTTGGTCATGAGAAAGGTGCCTTTACAGGTGCTACTCAAACCAGGAATGGTTATTTTGAGGTAGCCGATGGTGGAACCATCTTTCTGGATGAGGTTGGAGAATTACCATTGCCAACTCAGGTTAGATTGTTGCGGGTTCTTGAAAATGGCGAATTTATTAAGGTAGGTTCTTCTAAAGTTCAAAAGACCAATGTGAGGATCGTTGCGGCTACCAATATCAATATGTTCGAATCTATTAAAAAGGAGAAATTCCGTGAGGATCTTTATTATAGATTGAGCACTGTTGAAATTAATTTACCACCGCTACGCGAACGTAAAGATGATATTCATTTATTATTCAGAAAATTCGCTTCAGATTTCGGGTTGAAATATAAAATGCCTACCATCAAATTAGAAGATGAAGCGGTAAAATTATTACTGAAATACAGATGGGGAGGGAATATCCGTCAACTTCGGAATATAGCCGAGCAAATTTCTGTACTTGAGCAAAACAGGATAATTACCGCAGAAGATCTTCGGCATTATCTTCCTGATGTTGGTAGCAATTTGCCAGCGGTTATTTCAGAGAAGAAGCAGGAAGGTGATTTCAGCAATGAAAGAGAGATACTTTATAAAGTCCTTTTTGATATGAAAAGCGACCTGAACGATCTTAAAAAGCTGACTTTAAAATTAATGCAGGAAGGTGATAGTAAGCAGGTGCAGGATGATAATGAAGGCTTGATCCAGAAGATTTACGGGAATAGTGGAGACGATATCGATGAGGCAGATATTGATGACGATGAATTGAATGTTCTTCAGATCCCTCAAAAAAATAATTCAGCTTCAAATCAGGAAGAAAAGGATAAATATTATTTTGCTGAAGAAATAGAGGAGGAAGAAACTCTCTCTCTACAGGATAAGGAACTGGAGCTTATCAAGAAATCTTTAGAGCGCCATAGTGGGAAACGCAAGGCTGCTGCGGAAGAACTTGGAATTAGCGAACGTACCCTTTATCGCAAGATCAAACAATATAATTTATAG
- the rpmA gene encoding 50S ribosomal protein L27, translating into MAHKKGVGSSKNGRESESKRLGVKIFGGQAAVAGNIIVRQRGTAHRPGDNVYAGKDHTLHAKIDGIVKFTKKKDDKSYVSIEPFEA; encoded by the coding sequence ATGGCACACAAAAAAGGAGTTGGTAGTTCCAAGAACGGTAGAGAATCAGAATCGAAACGCTTAGGTGTGAAGATCTTTGGTGGTCAGGCTGCCGTTGCAGGAAATATTATCGTAAGACAAAGAGGTACTGCTCATCGTCCAGGTGACAATGTGTATGCAGGGAAAGACCATACTTTACATGCCAAAATAGACGGTATTGTAAAATTCACTAAAAAGAAAGATGATAAATCTTATGTTTCTATTGAGCCTTTCGAAGCTTAA
- the rplU gene encoding 50S ribosomal protein L21 has translation MYAIVEIAGQQFKVAKDQKVYVNRLAGEEGDKVSFDKVLLTADGDNVTVGAPAIDGALVGAKINRHLKGDKVIVFKKKRRKGYRVKNGHRQALTEILIEGIDLKGGKKATSAKKEDPKKEESKKESKSDKKSEDLSQHTVVELREMAKEKGVEGYSSMKKAELIAALS, from the coding sequence ATGTACGCAATTGTAGAGATAGCAGGGCAGCAATTTAAAGTTGCAAAAGACCAGAAGGTTTATGTAAACCGTCTAGCAGGAGAAGAAGGAGACAAAGTTTCTTTTGATAAAGTTCTTCTTACTGCAGATGGAGATAACGTAACCGTTGGCGCCCCGGCTATAGATGGAGCTCTTGTTGGAGCCAAGATCAACCGTCACCTGAAAGGTGATAAAGTTATCGTTTTCAAAAAGAAAAGACGTAAAGGTTACCGTGTAAAGAACGGTCACAGACAAGCCTTAACCGAGATTCTTATTGAAGGTATAGACCTTAAAGGTGGAAAGAAAGCTACTTCTGCCAAGAAAGAAGATCCTAAAAAAGAAGAATCTAAGAAGGAATCTAAATCTGATAAAAAATCAGAAGACCTTAGCCAGCATACAGTTGTAGAGCTTAGAGAAATGGCTAAAGAAAAAGGTGTTGAAGGATACTCTTCTATGAAGAAAGCAGAATTAATTGCTGCATTAAGCTAA
- a CDS encoding DUF4199 domain-containing protein — translation MDKFSIPIKYGVAIAAGLIAYFLILSLFGAHVNPIYSLFNGVIMAYGMYEAIKHYRLHKGNKFKYQKGFMACLLTGFNATIIFTIFFALYATEFNPGFLDDLITVWITDYNTSIGIVLFVVAIMGFATSLVLTLAYMQLFKKSWNTKEANKHTI, via the coding sequence ATGGATAAATTCAGTATTCCAATTAAATATGGAGTGGCGATTGCTGCAGGACTTATTGCTTATTTTTTAATTCTTTCTCTATTTGGGGCACATGTTAATCCAATTTACAGTTTATTTAACGGGGTGATCATGGCATATGGGATGTATGAGGCAATAAAGCATTATCGCCTGCACAAGGGGAATAAATTTAAATATCAGAAAGGCTTTATGGCCTGTCTACTTACAGGCTTTAATGCCACTATAATTTTCACGATCTTTTTTGCGCTTTATGCTACAGAGTTTAATCCAGGTTTTCTGGATGATCTTATCACGGTCTGGATCACAGATTACAACACTAGTATAGGAATCGTTCTTTTTGTAGTAGCAATTATGGGATTTGCGACCAGCCTTGTACTTACGCTGGCTTATATGCAATTGTTCAAGAAATCCTGGAATACCAAAGAAGCCAATAAACACACTATCTAA
- the miaB gene encoding tRNA (N6-isopentenyl adenosine(37)-C2)-methylthiotransferase MiaB, translating to MEKTIDEKKQGNSLVMEPKAENSRKLFIESYGCAMNFSDSEIVASILSKEGFNTTQNLEEADLVLVNTCSIREKAEQTVRKRLEKYNAVKRINPGMKVGVLGCMAERLKSKFLDEEKIVDLVVGPDAYKDLPNLINEVEAGRDAINVILSKEETYGDISPVRLQTNGVSAFVSITRGCDNMCTFCVVPFTRGRERSRDPQSIVEEVNDLAAKGYKEITLLGQNVDSYLWYGGGLKKDFKNATEIQKATATNFAGLLKLVAEAQPKMRIRFSTSNPQDMTLDVIEAMAEYRNICNYIHLPVQSGSDRILKKMNRLHTREEYFTLIDSIKRMIPGCGISHDLITGFPTETEEDHQDTLSLMEYVQYDFGYMFAYSERPGTMAERKFEDDVPHEVKKRRLQEIVDLQQKHSKLRTERFLGQTVEVLIEKESKKSSAHWSGRNSQNTVVVFEKENYKVGDFVNVKINDCTSATLIGEPVGYSDNN from the coding sequence ATGGAGAAGACAATAGACGAAAAAAAGCAGGGAAACTCTTTGGTAATGGAGCCTAAGGCAGAGAATAGCCGTAAACTTTTTATTGAAAGTTATGGCTGTGCAATGAACTTTAGCGACAGTGAGATCGTAGCTTCAATTTTATCTAAAGAAGGTTTTAATACAACCCAGAACCTCGAAGAAGCAGATCTTGTGTTGGTAAATACCTGTTCTATTAGAGAAAAAGCAGAACAAACGGTACGTAAACGTTTAGAAAAATATAATGCCGTAAAAAGGATCAACCCGGGAATGAAAGTGGGAGTTCTTGGCTGTATGGCAGAGCGTCTTAAAAGTAAATTCCTTGATGAGGAAAAAATAGTGGACCTGGTGGTTGGTCCAGATGCCTACAAGGATCTTCCTAATCTAATTAATGAGGTTGAAGCTGGTAGAGATGCTATTAACGTGATCCTTAGTAAAGAAGAGACCTATGGTGATATTTCTCCGGTGAGACTTCAAACTAATGGAGTTTCGGCATTCGTATCTATTACTCGTGGTTGCGACAATATGTGTACTTTTTGCGTGGTTCCATTCACCCGCGGTAGAGAAAGGAGTCGTGACCCTCAAAGTATTGTGGAAGAGGTGAATGACCTGGCAGCAAAAGGATACAAGGAAATTACCCTTTTGGGTCAGAATGTGGATTCTTACCTATGGTATGGTGGCGGATTGAAAAAGGATTTCAAGAATGCTACCGAAATTCAAAAAGCTACGGCGACCAATTTTGCCGGACTTCTGAAACTTGTTGCTGAAGCTCAGCCAAAAATGAGGATCCGTTTTTCTACTTCTAATCCTCAGGATATGACCCTGGACGTGATAGAAGCTATGGCCGAATACCGGAATATTTGTAATTATATTCATTTGCCAGTACAAAGTGGAAGCGACAGGATCCTTAAGAAGATGAATCGTTTGCATACTCGCGAAGAATATTTTACGCTTATAGATAGTATCAAAAGAATGATCCCTGGTTGTGGAATCTCTCATGACCTTATTACCGGGTTCCCAACAGAAACTGAAGAAGATCATCAGGACACGCTTTCTTTAATGGAATATGTTCAATATGATTTTGGATATATGTTCGCTTATTCTGAAAGACCGGGAACCATGGCCGAGCGTAAATTCGAAGATGATGTGCCTCATGAAGTCAAGAAGAGAAGGTTGCAGGAGATCGTAGACCTTCAGCAAAAACATAGCAAACTAAGGACCGAAAGATTTTTAGGTCAGACTGTAGAAGTTTTGATCGAAAAGGAATCGAAAAAATCTTCAGCTCACTGGAGCGGAAGAAATTCTCAGAATACGGTAGTGGTTTTTGAAAAAGAGAATTATAAGGTTGGTGATTTCGTTAATGTGAAGATTAATGATTGCACCAGTGCTACTCTAATTGGAGAGCCGGTAGGATATAGTGATAATAACTAA
- a CDS encoding pitrilysin family protein — protein sequence MKFNILTLFIACFLTTASFAQVDRSKQPEPGPAPKINLGKPDEFTLNNGLKVLVVENHKLPRVSASLIIDNVPHAEDKPATSALVSSLLGTGTQNISKDEYNEEIDFLGANINFGSESVYASSLSKFFPRVMELMAEGALKPKFTQEEFEAEKTKQIEGLKSINKDVGSIASRVSAALAYGANHPYGEFATVENTEKVTLEDVQKFYNNYFKPANAYLVVVGDVKTSEVKKLAEKNFGSWAKGAPVTKELPEVTNVDETQINLIDMPNAVQSELRIQNTIDLKMSDDDYFPVLVANQILGGSFGSYLNMNLREDKGYTYGARTSTGADKYASRFVAQASVRNAVTDSAIVESLKEINRIKTEFVDAEILENAKSKFAGDFVLKLENPSTISNYALNVKTNDLSEDFYETFLEKINAVTAEDIKRVTNKYYQTDNMRIVVAGKASEILPNLENVKFQGETIPVKYYNKLGEEVEKAEEKKVDASVTAESVFSKYIDAIGGVDAVNNVESVVMLAQAEIQGMKLDLEMKRTTDGKMNQSISMGGNVMNQQVFDGEAGFVMAQGQKMPYNEEQIEAAKADANPFPELTVGDAKVTGIEKVNGEDAYVVAMDESNKNFYSVESGLKLQSVKTVSQAGQTMTIPTGYSDYREVEGVKFPFMISQSMGPQSFEFKVSEILVNEGVSEEDFATE from the coding sequence ATGAAATTTAACATACTTACATTATTTATTGCCTGTTTCCTGACCACAGCGTCATTTGCACAGGTAGACCGGTCTAAACAACCCGAACCAGGACCTGCACCAAAGATCAATCTGGGGAAGCCAGATGAATTTACCCTGAACAATGGTTTAAAAGTTCTGGTTGTGGAGAACCACAAATTACCTAGAGTTTCTGCATCACTTATCATTGACAATGTTCCGCATGCCGAAGATAAACCAGCTACTTCTGCTCTTGTTTCTTCTTTACTTGGAACTGGAACACAGAACATCTCTAAAGATGAATACAACGAAGAGATAGATTTTCTTGGAGCGAATATCAACTTTGGGTCAGAAAGCGTTTATGCAAGCTCATTATCCAAATTTTTTCCTCGTGTAATGGAACTAATGGCTGAAGGTGCTCTTAAGCCTAAATTCACCCAGGAGGAATTCGAAGCTGAAAAAACAAAGCAGATCGAAGGTCTTAAATCTATCAACAAAGATGTGGGATCTATCGCAAGCCGTGTTAGCGCTGCTCTTGCATATGGTGCCAACCATCCTTATGGTGAATTTGCCACAGTAGAAAATACTGAAAAAGTTACTCTGGAAGATGTTCAGAAATTCTATAACAATTACTTCAAGCCAGCAAATGCTTATCTTGTAGTTGTTGGTGACGTAAAGACTTCGGAAGTTAAAAAGTTAGCTGAAAAGAATTTCGGAAGCTGGGCTAAAGGTGCTCCTGTAACTAAGGAACTACCTGAGGTAACCAATGTAGATGAAACTCAGATCAATTTGATCGACATGCCTAATGCGGTACAGAGTGAGTTGAGAATCCAGAATACCATAGACCTTAAAATGTCTGATGATGATTACTTCCCGGTTCTTGTAGCAAACCAGATCCTGGGAGGAAGCTTTGGAAGTTACCTTAACATGAACCTAAGAGAAGACAAAGGTTATACTTACGGAGCCAGAACAAGCACAGGAGCAGATAAATACGCTTCCAGATTTGTAGCTCAGGCAAGTGTAAGAAATGCTGTTACAGATAGCGCGATCGTGGAGTCTTTGAAAGAGATAAACAGGATAAAAACTGAGTTTGTAGATGCAGAGATACTGGAAAATGCCAAGAGCAAATTTGCAGGTGATTTTGTTCTGAAATTAGAAAATCCTTCTACTATTTCTAATTATGCCTTAAATGTAAAGACCAATGATCTTTCAGAAGATTTTTATGAGACTTTCCTTGAAAAGATCAATGCAGTTACCGCTGAAGATATTAAACGTGTTACCAACAAATATTATCAAACAGATAATATGAGAATTGTGGTAGCAGGTAAAGCTTCAGAAATTCTTCCTAACCTTGAAAACGTAAAATTCCAGGGAGAAACCATCCCGGTAAAATACTACAACAAACTTGGTGAGGAAGTAGAGAAAGCAGAAGAGAAAAAAGTGGATGCTTCAGTAACCGCAGAATCTGTTTTTTCTAAGTACATAGATGCCATTGGTGGTGTAGACGCAGTCAATAATGTTGAAAGCGTAGTGATGCTTGCTCAGGCCGAGATCCAGGGAATGAAACTTGATCTTGAAATGAAAAGAACAACAGATGGTAAAATGAACCAGTCTATCTCTATGGGCGGTAATGTAATGAACCAGCAGGTGTTCGACGGTGAAGCAGGATTTGTAATGGCTCAGGGACAAAAAATGCCTTATAATGAGGAGCAGATCGAAGCAGCTAAAGCAGATGCTAATCCATTCCCTGAATTAACTGTTGGCGACGCTAAGGTTACAGGAATTGAAAAAGTAAATGGTGAGGATGCTTATGTGGTAGCTATGGATGAAAGCAATAAGAACTTTTACTCTGTAGAATCAGGATTGAAATTACAATCTGTAAAAACAGTTAGCCAGGCAGGTCAAACCATGACTATCCCAACCGGTTACAGTGACTATAGAGAAGTTGAAGGAGTTAAATTTCCTTTTATGATCTCTCAAAGTATGGGACCACAGTCATTTGAATTCAAGGTTTCTGAGATTCTTGTGAACGAAGGTGTTTCTGAAGAGGATTTCGCAACTGAATAA
- a CDS encoding TIGR03643 family protein — protein sequence MKIAEEFEFDERQIDRIIAMAWEDRTTFEAIEYQFGLSEKQVIKFMREQMHPRNWRKWRARVQGRSTKHEKLRSDEVKRFKSDAQRAITGNRISKKKY from the coding sequence ATGAAAATAGCAGAAGAATTTGAATTTGACGAAAGGCAGATAGACAGGATCATTGCCATGGCCTGGGAAGATAGAACCACCTTCGAGGCTATAGAATATCAGTTTGGACTTTCTGAAAAACAAGTCATAAAATTTATGCGTGAGCAGATGCATCCTCGTAACTGGCGAAAATGGAGAGCCAGAGTTCAGGGGAGAAGCACTAAGCATGAGAAATTAAGAAGTGATGAGGTAAAAAGATTTAAAAGTGATGCACAGCGCGCCATCACAGGCAACAGAATCTCTAAAAAGAAGTATTAA